The Candidatus Gracilibacteria bacterium genome window below encodes:
- a CDS encoding PKD domain-containing protein, producing MDIKKPTSVTQKISLLQKIIAFARNDADYQPEQEKTPIHISVGSTKVRSGWKNLKAAVFVLMTFYILLCAFILLNPQFALFFNNIFAIEYVTIQRILEYTIYVFYSIFGIILGTAFLFFWYRAIVIKTHKKLKHFFLWFLTVFFGGLFFGNIALFAISYNWFLNIDFSNLEERVIIYDNTLFGYKSKMKDKDLTFFKAPKKGIGPISVRYDISPQIKKAIRTNGLLLSRGYSFSIDYNKDGEPDIGSGENTKIDLPITHPDAPLLVPGEFEEVGQYKTTATLYATDAGGNKKEITIEIPDILIQNMVKVSYRDRKDGSKIYLFDASDLSSLGQAQWTIIGSTTPEINGYQFSPENITQYPAIICLKMQPMDVTSTDPCDWRYVIGESIQTNITNTDIQIKIDPINPLKYQFTIDPKLAQGQVKSIRWRIDGSIYDGVFSSGTEKILDYTFKKSGTYSIEAEIEDTLGNKVNVTKETIFTTLFTTLKNGYTLQIVDENGLDVAKNTYDDALRAYLLPDMATPSVLTFDAIGIQSTNSRLKLVQAEWDMDNDGLYEKKGFQTSYDLQLPIQYTFNARYTFEDTTIDGEIQKQIYVDKIIVKGEQKSLDVRVKIRLDHEYAPALVHFDATGSRAQKGVIQKFFYEFGDGKTYEGEGIVDYRYVMPGDYKVRVTAVTNLGEKAVKEYILIIKKPQETIKIEPSISAQNSAVDTPITFVALTQGAVKNILWNFGDNIPSPDGESVIHTFRTPGVYHITARALYESGIEKTETIIYTIQ from the coding sequence ATGGACATAAAAAAACCTACATCTGTTACCCAAAAAATATCCTTGTTACAAAAGATTATTGCTTTTGCACGGAATGATGCAGATTATCAGCCGGAACAAGAAAAAACACCAATTCATATTTCAGTATGAAGTACGAAGGTCCGCTCATGATGGAAAAATCTGAAAGCTGCCGTATTTGTATTGATGACATTTTATATTCTCCTCTGTGCGTTTATTCTTCTCAATCCACAATTTGCTCTCTTTTTCAATAATATATTTGCCATTGAGTACGTCACGATTCAGCGTATTCTTGAATACACCATCTATGTCTTTTATAGTATCTTTGGTATTATACTTGGAACGGCATTTCTTTTCTTTTGGTATCGTGCAATAGTCATCAAAACACACAAGAAATTGAAACATTTTTTCCTCTGGTTTTTGACGGTATTTTTTGGAGGACTCTTTTTCTGAAACATTGCTCTCTTCGCTATTTCCTATAATTGGTTTTTGAATATTGATTTTTCAAATCTTGAAGAACGGGTGATCATATATGACAACACTTTATTCTGATATAAAAGTAAAATGAAGGACAAAGACCTGACATTCTTTAAGGCTCCTAAAAAAGGGATTTGACCGATAAGTGTGCGATATGATATCAGTCCTCAAATCAAAAAAGCAATACGCACAAATGGTCTTTTATTGAGCCGTGGGTACTCTTTCAGTATTGATTATAATAAAGATGGTGAGCCCGATATTGGTTCAGGAGAAAATACAAAAATAGATCTCCCCATTACACATCCTGATGCTCCATTGCTGGTACCATGAGAATTTGAGGAAGTAGGACAATACAAGACGACAGCAACACTATATGCTACCGATGCATGAGGCAATAAAAAAGAGATTACTATCGAAATTCCCGATATACTGATTCAAAATATGGTGAAGGTTTCTTATAGAGATAGAAAAGATGGTTCCAAAATATATCTTTTTGATGCTTCGGATTTGTCTTCTCTTGGACAGGCCCAATGGACTATCATAGGGAGCACAACACCAGAGATAAATTGATATCAATTTTCACCTGAAAATATCACCCAGTATCCTGCCATTATTTGTCTGAAAATGCAACCTATGGATGTGACAAGTACGGACCCATGTGATTGGCGCTATGTTATCGGAGAAAGTATTCAGACCAACATCACCAATACAGATATTCAAATAAAAATAGACCCTATCAACCCACTCAAATATCAGTTTACCATCGATCCAAAGCTTGCTCAGGGGCAGGTAAAGTCTATTCGATGGAGAATCGATGGTAGTATCTATGATGGGGTGTTTTCTTCGGGCACGGAAAAAATATTGGATTATACCTTCAAAAAATCCGGTACGTATTCAATAGAAGCAGAAATAGAAGATACGCTGGGCAATAAAGTGAATGTTACCAAAGAAACTATTTTTACTACCCTCTTTACTACCCTCAAAAATGGGTATACACTTCAAATTGTTGATGAAAATGGGCTTGATGTAGCAAAAAATACCTATGATGATGCATTGAGGGCATACCTGCTCCCAGATATGGCAACACCATCTGTACTTACTTTTGATGCTATTGGTATTCAATCAACGAACTCTCGTTTAAAACTTGTACAGGCAGAATGGGATATGGATAATGATGGTCTCTATGAGAAAAAATGATTTCAAACGTCGTATGATTTGCAATTACCTATTCAGTACACCTTTAATGCTCGATATACTTTTGAAGACACAACAATCGATGGCGAGATACAGAAACAGATATATGTCGATAAAATCATAGTAAAATGAGAACAAAAATCTCTCGATGTGCGTGTCAAAATTCGTCTAGACCATGAATATGCTCCAGCTTTAGTTCATTTTGATGCTACAGGATCGAGAGCCCAAAAAGGAGTTATACAAAAATTTTTCTACGAATTTTGAGATGGTAAAACGTATGAGGGTGAGGGGATTGTAGATTACCGATATGTTATGCCGTGAGACTATAAGGTACGAGTGACCGCTGTGACAAATCTCGGAGAAAAGGCCGTGAAAGAATATATACTCATCATCAAGAAACCACAAGAAACCATCAAGATAGAGCCGAGCATATCTGCCCAAAATTCTGCAGTCGATACGCCGATTACATTTGTAGCCCTTACCCAGTGAGCTGTAAAAAATATTCTATGGAACTTTGGTGATAATATCCCTTCTCCCGATGGAGAAAGTGTGATTCATACTTTTAGAACACCAGGAGTATATCATATCACAGCACGAGCGTTATATGAATCTGGCATTGAAAAAACAGAAACTATTATTTATACAATTCAATAA